Genomic segment of Mycolicibacterium sarraceniae:
AGCCCTGGCGGTTCCTGCGCATCACCGACGGCGGGCTGAGGCGGAAGATACACGCACTGGTCGACGAGGAACGTCAGCAGACGGCGGCCGCGTTGGGCACGCGGGCAGCGGAGTTCCTGGCGCTGAAGGTCGAAGGCATCCTCGACTGTGCCGAGTTGCTTGTGGTCGCCCTTGGCGATGACCGGGACGGGCACGTGTTCGGCCGGCGCACAATGCCGCACATGGATCTGGCCTCGGTGTCGTGTGCCATTCAAAACATGTGGCTGGCCGCCCGCGCCGAAGGCCTCGGCATGGGTTGGGTGTCGATCTTCGACCCCGTGCGCCTTGGCGAACTACTCGAGATGCCGTCCGGCGCCGAGCCGGTGGCGATCCTGTGCCTCGGTCCGGTACCCGACTTTCCCGACCGGCCTGCCCTGGAGATCGACGAATGGACGTATGGCCGTCCGCTGAGCGAATTCGTCAGCGAGAACCGTTGGGAATAAGCGGTTTTCCCGACCAGCGGCCAAGGTGCCAGCGGTGCTGCACCCCGACCAGCTCGTCATGGCTCAACCTCGTCGAACACTGGTCACCCACACCTCGGTCTGCCAACTCAACACCGACATCCGCGCCTGGATCGACACCTGCAACGACAACCCCCGCCCCTCCGTGTGGACCCAGACCGCCGACCAAATCCTCGCCAGCATCGCCAGCTACTGCACCCGAATTAACGACTCAGGACACTAGCTATCCCCCTCCACTGCACGAGTCACTCTGAGCTGGCTAAACTGGACCACACGCCACCACTGTGCGGCGCACGCTGCAGCTGCCGCCACGCCGAATGCGTCAATACCGAGCCATGCTGAAGACGTAGGGAGTAAAAACACTATGAAGACACTGTTCGCTGCGGGAATGAGTGCGGCTTCGCTGCTGTTGGCCCCGGCCTTGGCGCACGCGGATGACGTGTTCGGCCCCAATGTCGTCGACGGCCCTAACGTTCAGGTCGGTCCCGGTATCACGTTCTCTGATCCCTTGGACGCCGCAGCCCAAGCCGCGGCCGGTCGGGAGCCCTGCTTCGCCCCCGACGGCTCCACCTACTACACCCCCGGCGACTCCCCCTGCGCCTGAAGAAGCGCCAGGAACCACGCTCTGGGTGTAGGCTAGGCGAAGGTTGACGTTCCAGCTGCGGCAATCGGCGCAGGAGAGCGGTGTGTTTGCACCCGCTACGCGAAGCCTTTCGTGCGTGTTCTACAGAAACTTGTGCTTTCCTCCTAGCGCTCACTGGAGCCGCCCCAATGTCGAGTTCTGTTTCCGGGTTGCCCGCAGATGGTGACTCCCGAAGTCCGCTGCAACTCGTCACCGAATGGGTCAGCACCACCAACGTCCGGATCACCGTGGCCGGCCCTGTCGACATGTCCACAGCCCACCAACTCAGTGACTACGTGTTCCGCCGTGCGGGCAACTGCAAGCTGCTCGTACTCGATATGACCCGGGTGACATTCTTTGACTGCGCGGGATTTTCGGCCCTCGCCAACATCGACGATCGATGCCGCCAGGCAAACGTGACCTGGATGATCGACGCGGTGCCGTGTGTCGCGCGTGTCGTGAACATCTGCGATCCGTTCAACGAACTGCCGCTGTCTAACGGTGGCAAGTTCGAATCAATCTGTGCCTGAGAGGGATACCTATGGACCCGCTATTTTCCCATCCCGTGCAACCCGAAACCGCGACGTCGTCAGAGGACGACCAGCCGCCGACTCCGGTTGAGAACCCGGAGTTTTCCCACCGTTAGCCGGTGTATCAGGATCGGCATTTCGCATCAGACGAATCAGTCGCTCGCGTTCGTTGATTCCGAGCTGTTTGAACACCAGGTAGAGGTGGCCTTCGACAGTGCGGACCGAGACCACCAGCCGTTCGGCGATCTGCCGGTTTGTCAGCCCGCTGGCGACCAGATTGGCGATTTCTCGCTCACGGCCGCTCAGCGGCAACGGAACTCCACCCGTCGCTGTCGCGGGAGTATGTAGCCCGAATGTGCTGACCAACCAGTGCGCGCGCGTCGACGATTGAAGCCCTGGCAACCGTGCGCCTGACCGCCGGTGCACCAACGCAGCGGCCGCGAAAGCGTCTGCGGCAGGAGCCGCCATCTCGAGTGATTCCCATTCGGTAGCCACCAGGTCGAGGTCGTCGCCATCACCGCTCGATTGCGCGATGAGCATCGGCAGTTGCACCCGTGGCGGCACCGAGATACGCGCCACCGCAGGCGACCTGCGGGTTACCGGCCGCGAGCTGGACGCGGCCGGCCATCGCTGCCACGATGGCCTCGGCGTGCGGGGCCCCGTGCGCCTGAGCCTTTTGCCGGTCGACGATCGCCTGGGCGGCAGCAATGTCACCGCG
This window contains:
- the bluB gene encoding 5,6-dimethylbenzimidazole synthase, yielding MTDHAFTAEERRAVYRVIDERRDMRKFSPGTMMPDEVLARLLAAAHAAPSVGLMQPWRFLRITDGGLRRKIHALVDEERQQTAAALGTRAAEFLALKVEGILDCAELLVVALGDDRDGHVFGRRTMPHMDLASVSCAIQNMWLAARAEGLGMGWVSIFDPVRLGELLEMPSGAEPVAILCLGPVPDFPDRPALEIDEWTYGRPLSEFVSENRWE
- a CDS encoding STAS domain-containing protein, yielding MSSSVSGLPADGDSRSPLQLVTEWVSTTNVRITVAGPVDMSTAHQLSDYVFRRAGNCKLLVLDMTRVTFFDCAGFSALANIDDRCRQANVTWMIDAVPCVARVVNICDPFNELPLSNGGKFESICA
- a CDS encoding helix-turn-helix domain-containing protein — translated: MPLSGREREIANLVASGLTNRQIAERLVVSVRTVEGHLYLVFKQLGINERERLIRLMRNADPDTPANGGKTPGSQPESAAGRPLTTSRFRVARDGKIAGP